The following is a genomic window from Candidatus Zixiibacteriota bacterium.
GACCGCGATCGCGCCGGACCGTCCGGTCGAGCATCCCGAGCGGCTCCGGCGGATGAGGCTGCGTCTCGGCGGCGTCGAGACGATGAATTTCCCCATGCTCGGCCTGGGGCGCCAGAAGCTGCGTGGCGACGTTCTCGAGATCCGGCGCGAGGAGCTGCAAGACCTGCGGTTCGTGCGCCTCCCCGTTCGCGACCGGATGCTCGCTTCGTACCTGCAGCCGACTCCTTTCCTCCAGAGCGACCATCCGAAAATCCGCGATCTCGCGAGCCGGATCGTCGGGCGGGAGCGGGACGCGCGGGAGGCGGCCGAGCGCATCCGCCGCTGGGTTCATCGCGAGCTGGCCAAGCAGCCGACGGTGAGCGTTCCCAACGCGCTCCAGGTGCTCGAGCTCAAGCGGGGCGACTGCAACGAGCACACCGTGCTGTTCAACGCGCTGGCGCGCGCCGCCGGACTGCCGGCGAAGACCGTGGTGGGAGTGGCCTACGTGCGCAACGCTTTTTACTATCACGCGTGGTCGGAAGTGTGGCTCGGCCAATGGGTCTCCCTCGATGCCACGCTCGATCAGTTTCCCGCCGACGCGGCTCACGTGAAGTTCCTGGAGGGCGACATCGACCGGCAGATCGATGTCCTCCAGCTCATCGGCCGGTTGAGCATCCGGGTGATCGAGGCGTCGTGACGTGATCCGGATCGCGGGCCTGACGAAGCTCTACGGCGACGTGGCCGCCGTCGACTCGCTCGATCTGGAAGTTCCCGGCGGCGAGATCTTCGGCTTTCTCGGTCCGAACGGCGCCGGCAAGACCACGACCATCCGAGTGCTGATGGGCGTGCTCAAGGCCACCGCCGGCCAGGTTTTTCTTGGCGGACATGACGTGGAACGCGAGCCGGAACGCGCCAAGGCGATCGCCGGATTCATCCCCGATCGTCCTTTCATCTACGAAAAGCTCAGCGGTCGGGAGTTCCTGCAGTTCGTCGGCCGGCTTCATCGCCTGGAGCGGCCCCGGCTGGAGCGGCGGATCGCGGAGCTTCTCGAAGAATTCGAGCTGAGCGCGTGGGGAAACGAGCTCGTCGAAGGCTATTCGCACGGCATGAAGCAGCGGCTGGTCTTCTGCGCCGCGCTCGTCCATGAACCGAGGATTCTCATCGTCGACGAACCGATGGTCGGCATGGACCCCAGAGGAGCGCGCAAGCTCAAGGATCTCTTCCGATCCCTGGCGCGCGGCGGAGCGGCGGTCTTCCTGTCGACGCACAGCGTCGACATGGCCGAGGAGCTGTGCCACCGAATCGGGATCATCCAGCGCGGGCGCCTGATCGCGTGCGGCACGATGGCCGAGCTTCACGCGCAGGCGAGAAACCAGGACGGCAATCTGGAAAGCGTCTTCCTCGACCTCACCCGCGAAGCCGCGGAGACGCGGGGCCCGGACGGTACCCGGCCGTGACCGCGATTGCGACGCTGCTGGGGCCCTTCTGGCGCTCCTGGAAGAACGACCTCTCACGCGGCGGGCTGCGGCTGGGGCGTCGCGCGGGGCTGCTTGCGATCGGGGCCGGGTTTTGGCTCGGCGTATACTACGTGGTCCGGCGCGTGCTGATCTACTTTCAATCGATCTACGATCTCGGTCCCGGTCTCGCCTACCAGCTTCTGTTGATCATCCTGCTCACGTTCCTGTCGATGCTGCTCTTCAGCAACCTGATCACGGCGCTTTCTTCGTTCTTCCTGGCGCGCGATCTCGACCTGGTGCTGTCGACGCGAGTCCCCATGGGGTCGTTCTATTACTCCCGGCTGATCACCACCGCCGTCAACTCCTCCTGGATGATGCTGTTCTTCAGCCTTCCGGTTTTCGCCGCCTACGGAACCGTGTTCGGCGGAGGCTGGGAATACTACTTCTGGTTGGGAATCACCTTGCCGCTTTTCCTGATCATTCCGGCGGCGCTTGGCGTGCTCGTGACCCATCTACTGGTCTATCTCCTTCCGGCGCAGCGGATTCGGGAAGTCCTGTTCTTCATCGGCCTGTTTTCCTTCATCGTCGTTTATCTCCTGTTCCGCTTCTCCCAACCCGAGCGGCTGGTCCAGCCGGAGAGCTTCGGCCACTTTCTCGAGTTCCTCGCCGCGATGGAGGCCCCGTCGTCGCCCTTCCTGCCGAGCAGCTGGTCCGCCGAAGTCCTCGCCCGGCCGCTTTTCAACCGTGCCACCGACCACGGCTTTTTCTATGCGCTGCTCGCCAGCTACGCGCTTTTCCTGCCCTGGGTCACCGGCTGCGTCTCGAGCGCCGTGTACCTGAGCGGCCGGTCCAAGGCGCAGGAGTCCCGCCGCGGGCGGCGGCAATCGGAGCGGTTCGAGCACGCGCTCGAAACCCTGTTGAGGCCGGTTCCCGGGGTGCTGCGCGCGCTGATGATTCGCGACGTCAAGATTTTTCTGCGCGACAGCACGCAGTGGTCGCAGCTCTTTTTGCTCCTGGCCCTGGTCGTGGTCTACCTGTACAATTTCAAGGTTCTGCCTCTCGACCGGGCGCCAATCCCGACGGAAACGCTCAAAACGATGATCGGCTTCGCGAATCTGGCGCTCGCGGGTTTCGTCTTGAGCTCGGTTGCGATCCGCTTCGCCTTTCCGGCGGTCAGTCTGGAGGGCCGGGCCTTCTGGATCGTTCAGACCGCCCCGATCGGGCTCACGGCGGTTCTGTGGAGCAAGTTCTGGCTCTATCTGATGCCGCTGCTGATCCTCGGCGAGATTCTCGTTTTCCTGAGCAACCTCCTGCTCCAGGTTCCCGCATGGATGATGGCGCTCTCGCTCGTCACCGTTTTCGCGATGGCGCTCGGCATGACGGCGATCGCGGTGGGCGTGGGCGCGCTCTACCCGAAGTTCGACTTCGATCACGCGGCCGAGATCCCGACCAGCTTCGGCGGAGCGATCTGCATGATTTTCGGCGTCGGTTTTATCGGCCTTACCGTGATGGTCGAGGCCTGGCCGATCTACTACCTTGGCATGAAGTCGTTTCGCTCCGCGGCACCCGCAGCACCGGAGGTGGGGCTGCTGGCGCCCTCCCTGATCGCGGTGGCCGGCCTGACCGCCGCCGCAGTGGTCGTGCCGATCCGCCTCGGGCTGAAGAGCCTCGAGCGGCTGAGAGCCTGAGTCGGGAAAAAGGAGGATTCGATGCGATTGGTGCACACGCTCTACGAGCCTGCGGGAGCCGGTCCCCATCCCACGCTGCTGGCGCTTCACGGCCGGGGCGCAAATGCCTTCGACCTGCTCGGGCTCGCCCCTTACCTGTGCGGTGGCCGCTTCCTGGTGATCTGTCCTCAAGCGCCGATCGCGATGCCGATCGGGCCCGAAGCGACCGGTTACGCCTGGTATCCCGCGGGCGGAACCTTCGACGTCGACGCCGCCCTTTCGTCGCGCGCCGAACTCGACCGCTTCATCGACGATTGCGTCGGCCGCTACCCTGTCGATCCGGGCAAGCTCGTGCTCATGGGATTCAGCCAGGGAGGAGTAATGGCCTACGCCCTGGCGCTCGCCCATCCCGGCCGTTTTGCGGCTCTGGTCGCGCTCAGCTCCTGGCTGCCCGACGAGATCGTCTCCGGGGCGGGCGCAGACGGGGCTCTCCGATCGCTACCGGTGCTCGTGCAGCACGGCTCCGAAGACCGGATGATCGAGGTCGGGCGCGCGCACGCCTCGGTCGAGCGCCTGCGCGAGCTTCGCGCCGCCCTCACCTACCGGGAATACGATATGGGACACGAGATCACGCCGAGAAGCCTCGCGGACCTCTCGGCGTGGCTGGAAGAAAAGATATTTTCTCCTCTGGGGATCGTCGGCTGAGCGGTCAGTAAGCGCGCGCGCCCATTCGGGCCGCCATCGCTTCGAGCCGCGCGATCCGCTCCTCCATCGGAGGATGGGTGCTGAAGAGCGCGGCCAGCCCGCTGCCGGTCAGCGGGTTGACGATGAACATGTGGGCAGTGGCGTTGGCGGTGGCGTCGCTCGCCTCGAGCGGGATACTCTGCACACCCCTGTGCAGCTTGCGCAGCGCGCTGGCGAGCGCCAGCGGGTCCCCGGTGATCCTCGCTCCTCCTTCATCGGCGCCGTATTCTCTCGATCGTGAAACCGCCATCTGGATCAGCAGGGCGGCGATGGGAGCCACGATCATCATGAACAGCAGGCCCAGCATGCCGCCGCCGTCCTCGCGGTCGCGGTCGCGGCCGGCCCCGAACATGGCTGCCCACTGCGCCATCTGCGCCAGATAGCTGATCGCGCCGGCGATGGTCGCCGCAATCGTGCTTACCAGGATGTCGCGGTTGGCGACGTGGGCCAGTTCGTGCCCGAGCACTCCCGCAAGCTCTCTTTTCGTCAGCATCCGCCGGATCCCGTCCGTGACGGCGACCGCCGCGTGTCGAGGATTCCGGCCGGTGGCGAAAGCGTTGGGGGTTTCCTGCGGGAGGATATACACCTTGGGCATCGGCAGGTTTGCCCGCTGGGCCAGGTCCTGCACCAGCCCGTAAAGCTCCGGATCGTCCTGAGGGCCGACCTCCTGGCCGCCGTACATCGAGATCACGATCTTGTCGCTGAACCAGTAGCTCACGAAATTCATCGCTCCGGCAAGCAGCAGCGCGATGACCGCCCCCTGCCGACCGCCGATCATGTCGCCGATCCAGATCAACAGAGCCGTCAAGGCGGCCAAGAGGATCGTGGTCCGAAAGGTATTCATCGGGCTCCTCCCTTTGCACCCATCCTATGAAATGGCTAACTTAAGTCAAGCTTGCGGTTCGCGGCTAATTTGCGTACGGCCGGGGCGGAAATCAAGCCCCAAACGATCGGGGCGATCGAACAGGAGTAAAACCATGCGTTACGGCGTCGTTTTTCCCCAGACCGAGATCGGCGCGGACCCGATCGCCATCCGCGACTTCGCCCAGGCGGCGGAGTCGCTTGGCTACGACCACATTCTCGCCTATGACCACGTGCTGGGCGCCAATCTTACAAGCCGACCGGGCTGGAATCCGCCCTATAGCTACCGGGATATGTTCCAC
Proteins encoded in this region:
- a CDS encoding ABC transporter ATP-binding protein translates to MIRIAGLTKLYGDVAAVDSLDLEVPGGEIFGFLGPNGAGKTTTIRVLMGVLKATAGQVFLGGHDVEREPERAKAIAGFIPDRPFIYEKLSGREFLQFVGRLHRLERPRLERRIAELLEEFELSAWGNELVEGYSHGMKQRLVFCAALVHEPRILIVDEPMVGMDPRGARKLKDLFRSLARGGAAVFLSTHSVDMAEELCHRIGIIQRGRLIACGTMAELHAQARNQDGNLESVFLDLTREAAETRGPDGTRP
- a CDS encoding alpha/beta fold hydrolase, translated to MRLVHTLYEPAGAGPHPTLLALHGRGANAFDLLGLAPYLCGGRFLVICPQAPIAMPIGPEATGYAWYPAGGTFDVDAALSSRAELDRFIDDCVGRYPVDPGKLVLMGFSQGGVMAYALALAHPGRFAALVALSSWLPDEIVSGAGADGALRSLPVLVQHGSEDRMIEVGRAHASVERLRELRAALTYREYDMGHEITPRSLADLSAWLEEKIFSPLGIVG
- the htpX gene encoding zinc metalloprotease HtpX codes for the protein MNTFRTTILLAALTALLIWIGDMIGGRQGAVIALLLAGAMNFVSYWFSDKIVISMYGGQEVGPQDDPELYGLVQDLAQRANLPMPKVYILPQETPNAFATGRNPRHAAVAVTDGIRRMLTKRELAGVLGHELAHVANRDILVSTIAATIAGAISYLAQMAQWAAMFGAGRDRDREDGGGMLGLLFMMIVAPIAALLIQMAVSRSREYGADEGGARITGDPLALASALRKLHRGVQSIPLEASDATANATAHMFIVNPLTGSGLAALFSTHPPMEERIARLEAMAARMGARAY